Proteins encoded within one genomic window of Glycine soja cultivar W05 chromosome 1, ASM419377v2, whole genome shotgun sequence:
- the LOC114387016 gene encoding uncharacterized protein LOC114387016 produces MAPADSKDIVADIPADTGAEAAEAEHEGFPGGPSDPSVLTQYADHVACSVWTREECPELKLSSHGRKVHSLGRSVLAIEGLVVGTELSPLIMCSVDTGDRGLLSSFVERWHRETSSFHLPVGELTITLDDVSSLLHLPVVGDLHAFQPLHVDDTLNDASISHNRQLGGYITLLQCWIYEHFSLVANSTIDQEYDEDSPRACSLLRWGPVAIYYRPERVVRQFGYTQTIPAPPVDSWVSYDDIHDRWMHYSDHIVPAGEVCAVPGQCASDYMDWFFRILHPFMTPGHASDPLPDGHAPQPRVVPQAPQTDIPHVPEPGASSTSVEEPRHAVEVYDEIAERLERHLSLGVVTPGSSTHEVIEECLRMARSVKQDHLVYVRSRRRRRTDQA; encoded by the exons ATGGCACCAGCTGATTCTAAGGACATTGTGGCAGACATTCCTGCGGACACAGGCGCGGAGGCTGCTGAGGCTGAGCATGAGGGATTTCCGGGTGGTCCGAGCGACCCATCCGTGTTGACCCAGTATGCGGATCACGTTGCTTGCAGCGTATGGACGAGagag GAGTGTCCTGAGTTGAAGTTATCCTCTCACGGGAGGAAGGTCCATAGTTTAGGCAGGTCTGTCCTTGCCATTGAGGGACTCGTTGTTGGGACAGAACTAAGTCCTCTGATCATGTGTTCGGTAGACACTGGCGATCGAGGACTTTTGTCCTCGTTTGTGGAGCGGTGGCACCGAGAAACATCTAGTTTCCATCTCCCGGTGGGAGAGCTCACGATCACGCTAGACGACGTCTCCTCGCTTCTCCATTTGCCCGTGGTTGGCGACTTGCACGCCTTTCAGCCCTTGCACGTGGACGATACG CTGAACGATGCCTCTATTAGCCACAACCGACAGCTTGGCGGTTACATCACACTACTGCAg TGTTGGATTTACGAGCACTTTTCCTTAGTCGCGAACTCAACTATTGATCAGGAATACGACGAGGATTCCCCGCGTGCGTGTAG TCTCTTGCGCTGGGGGCCTGTTGCTATTTATTATCGACCAGAGAGGGTCGTGCGGCAGTTTGGATACACGCAGACCATTCCTGCTCCTCCTGTCGATTCATGGGTGTCGTATGATGATATACACGACAGGTGGATGCACTACTCGGATCATATCGTTCCAGCAGGTGAGGTGTGCGCTGTGCCAGGTCAGTGTGCTAGTGACTACATGGACTGGTTCTTTCGCATCTTGCATCCTTTCATGACACCAGGCCACGCATCAGATCCTCTACCTGATGGTCATGCCCCGCAGCCCCGAGTTGTCCCTCAGGCCCCACAGACGGATATCCCTCACGTGCCGGAGCCAGGAGCATCATCGACATCTGTGGAGGAGcctagacatgcagtg GAAGTTTATGATGAGATTGCTGAGAGGTTGGAGCGCCATCTGAGTCTAGGGGTGGTCACGCCAGGCTCATCGACACATGAGGTGATCGAAGAATGCCTCAGGATGGCTAGGAGTGTGAAACAAGACCATCTAGTATATGTTAGATCTAGACGTAGGCGGCGCACAGATCAGGCGtag
- the LOC114417361 gene encoding methyltransferase N6AMT1-like produces the protein MASHKELPRTAQIHLVSSHQEVYEPCDDSFALVDALLADRNNLLEHHPTLCMEIGCGSGYVITSLALILGQEVCGINYIATDINPHAVRVTHETLEAHGVGAELIVTDIASGLEDRLAGLVDVMVVNPPYVPTPEDEVGVEGITSSWAGGENGRSVINKILPVADRLLSEKGWLYMVTLTENNPSEICHQMRKKGYASKIVVQRSTEEESLHIIKFWRDFDTEANETDQSASGFIGLLTQIPLLSYWRGTNSDNNKC, from the exons ATG GCTTCGCACAAAGAGCTGCCTAGAACTGCCCAAATTCACCTTGTGAGTTCACACCAGGAAGTTTATGAACCATGTGATGATTCTTTTGCACTGGTTGATGCTCTTCTAGCCGACCGCAATAACCTGTTGGAACATCATCCAACATTGTGCATGGAGATTGGCTGTGGTAGTGGATATGTCATTACTTCCCTTGCTCTTATTCTTGGGCAGGAAGTTTGTGGCATCAACTACATTGCAACTGATATCAACCCACATGCAGTGAGAGTGACCCATGAGACATTGGAAGCACATGGGGTTGGTGCTGAGTTGATAGTAACAGATATTGCATCCGGACTAGAGGACCGGCTAGCAGGGTTGGTTGATGTTATGGTTGTGAACCCTCCTTACGTGCCTACCCCTGAAGATGAAGTGGGTGTTGAAGGTATTACGTCATCTTGGGCTGGTGGGGAGAACGGCCGGAGTgtaatcaataaaattttgcCTGTTGCAGACCGTCTTTTGTCAGAAAAGGGATGGCTATACATGGTCACCCTCACAGAAAACAATCCTTCTGAGATATGCCATCAAATGAGAAAGAAAGGATATGCTTCTAAGATTGTTGTCCAAAGATCCACAGAGGAAGAAAGTCTCCATATCATCAAGTTCTGGCGGGATTTCGATACTGAAGCAAATGAAACAGACCAATCTGCTTCTGGGTTCATAGGCTTGCTTACACAAATCCCTCTACTTTCATATTGGAGAGGCACCAATAGCGACAATAATAAGTGTTGA
- the LOC114386841 gene encoding protein MAIN-LIKE 1-like — protein sequence MVRTRGLGRALGQVTSRGVGRGDRDDSDDARQRRWPTASARRQRVVVTADHIDESVIPAPDVQDDTMEAPAAVEDIPADAGAEAAEDQPQGFPGGPSDPSVLTAYAAHVACSVWTGEERPELKLSSHGRKVHSLGRSVPAIEGLIAGTRLSPLIACSVDTGDRGLLSAFVERWHRETSSFHLPVGELTITLDDVSSLLHLPVIGDLHAFEPLHVDDAVQMLVDLLMVSPESARAETVQCHGLYVRLQWSATNVHVVYLEALCDLSMTERYAWRVAALVHMYDQLNDASMSHSRQLGGYITLLQDYDEASPRACRWIATKKTVKSIRTPSYRECLDRLRIPDVCWISYGEHREVRDFNVRSCYSGLLRWGPVAVYYRPERVVQQFGYTQTIPAPPVDSWVSYDDIHDRWMHYEDHIVPAGEVCVVPGACSSDYIDWFFRISHPFMTPGHALDPLPHGHAPQPRVVPQAPQSDIPRVLEPGASSTSAEEPRHAVEVCDDIAERLKRHLSLGVVTPGSSTHEVIEECLRLARSVTLDHLVYVRYRRRRRTDQA from the exons atggttaggactAGAGGATTAGGTCGTGCCTTAGGTCAGGTTACTAGCAGAGGTGTGGGCAGAGGAGATCGTGATGATTCCGATGATGCTCGGCAGCGTCGATGGCCTACTGCATCCGCACGGAGGCAGCGAGTCGTTGTGACTGCGGATCACATCGATGAGTCAGTCATCCCTGCGCCAGATGTTCAGGATGACACGATGGAGGCACCAGCTGCTGTGGAGGACATTCCTGCAGACGCAGGTGCAGAGGCGGCTGAGGATCAGCCTCAGGGATTTCCGGGTGGTCCGAGCGACCCATCTGTGTTGACAGCGTATGCGGCTCACGTTGCTTGCAGCGTATGGACGGGAGAg gagcgtCCTGAATTGAAGCTATCCTCTCATGGGAGGAAGGTCCACAGTTTAGGCAGGTCTGTCCCTGCCATTGAGGGACTTATTGCTGGTACAAGACTAAGTCCTCTGATCGCGTGTTCGGTAGACACCGGCGATCGGGGACTTTTGTCCGCGTTTGTGGAGCGATGGCACCGGGAGACGTCTAGTTTCCATCTCCCGGTGGGAGAGCTCACCATCACATTGGACGACGTCTCCTCTCTTCTCCATCTTCCCGTTATTGGCGACTTACACGCATTTGAGCCCTTGCACGTGGACGATGCGGTTCAGATGCTGGTGGACTTGTTGATGGTCTCTCCAGAGTCTGCTAGGGCTGAGACAGTCCAGTGTCACGGACTGTACGTACGCCTGCAATGG agtgcaaccaatGTCCATGTTGTCTACTTGGAGGCCCTTTGTGACCTCAGTATGACAGAGAGGTACGCCTGGAGAGTGGCTGCTTTGGTTCATATGTACGACCAGCTGAACGATGCATCTATGAGCCACAGTCGACAGCTTGGCGGTTACATCACACTGCTGCAG GACTACGACGAGGCTTCTCCGCGTGCGTGCAGGTGGATTGCGACGAAGAAGACTGTGAAGAGCATTCGCACGCCGTCGTACAGGGAGTGCTTGGACCGACTCCGGATTCCGGATGTCTGTTGGATCTCGTATGGGGAGCATCGGGAGGTCCGGGACTTCAACGTCAGATCATGTTATTCCGGTCTCTTGCGCTGGGGGCCTGTTGCTGTTTATTACCGACCGGAGAGGGTCGTGCAGCAGTTTGGTTACACGCAGACCATTCCTGCTCCTCCTGTCGATTCATGGGTCTCGTATGATGATATACACGACAGGTGGATGCACTACGAGGATCATATCGTACCTGCAGGTGAGGTGTGCGTTGTGCCAGGGGCGTGTTCCAGTGACTACATCGACTGGTTCTTCCGCATCTCCCATCCTTTCATGACACCAGGCCACGCATTAGATCCTCTGCCTCATGGTCACGCCCCGCAGCCCCGAGTCGTCCCTCAGGCCCCGCAGTCGGATATCCCTCGCGTGTTGGAGCCAGGAGCATCGTCGACATCTGCGGAGGAGCccagacatgcagtg GAAGTTTGTGATGACATTGCTGAGAGGTTGAAGCGCCATCTGAGTCTAGGGGTGGTCACGCCTGGCTCATCGACACATGAAGTGATCGAAGAATGCCTCAGATTGGCCAGGAGTGTGACACTGGACCATCTAGTATACGTTAGGTATAGACGCAGGCGGCGCACTGATCAGGCGTAG
- the LOC114386931 gene encoding polyphenol oxidase, chloroplastic-like, producing MVLASTKELFMGSPFRLGDNPTPSMGSIEVAPHNTVHTWVGAADKPHHEDMGAFYTAARDLIFYAHHLNSDRLWGLWKTLEGRRKDYSDDPNWLDSDFYFYDENANFVRVKVRDCLDTKKLGYVYEDVDLPWLRTPPTSPKSKLLRKAKKSPLLSSKPSKFPLVLDSITSTVVKRPKKLRSKEDKEQEEEVLVIEGIEFGSDKYVKFDIHINDDEDNLNEPDQTEFVGTFVNLFHGQGHNINTSFKVGISKVLECLEAEEDNVVLVTLVPKVGK from the coding sequence ATGGTGCTAGCAAGTACCAAAGAATTGTTCATGGGAAGCCCTTTTCGCCTTGGCGATAACCCTACTCCGAGTATGGGGTCTATAGAGGTTGCTCCTCATAACACTGTTCATACATGGGTGGGTGCTGCTGATAAGCCACACCATGAAGACATGGGAGCATTCTACACAGCAGCTAGAGACCTCATTTTCTACGCTCATCACCTGAACTCGGATCGATTGTGGGGGCTATGGAAGACAttggaaggaagaagaaaggactATAGTGATGATCCAAATTGGTTAGATTCTGATTTTTACTTCTATGATGAGAATGCCAATTTTGTTCGTGTTAAGGTAAGAGATTGCCTTGATACTAAAAAATTAGGGTATGTTTACGAAGATGTTGATCTTCCATGGCTGCGAACGCCACCCACATCGCCGAAAAGCAAGCTATTGAGAAAAGCGAAGAAGAGTCCACTTTTGAGTTCAAAGCCAAGCAAATTTCCTTTGGTTTTGGATTCCATAACGAGTACCGTTGTTAAGAGGCCGAAGAAATTGAGAAGCAAGGAAGATAAAGAACAAGAGGAGGAGGTTTTGGTGATAGAAGGGATTGAGTTTGGaagtgataaatatgtaaagttTGATATTCATATTAATGATGATGAAGATAATTTGAATGAACCAGATCAGACAGAGTTTGTGGGaacttttgttaatttgttccaTGGACAAGGCCATAATATCAACACTAGTTTTAAGGTAGGGATATCGAAAGTGCTCGAGTGTTTAGAAGCTGAAGAAGACAATGTTGTGCTGGTTACTTTGGTGCCTAAGGTTGGAAAATGA
- the LOC114417352 gene encoding pentatricopeptide repeat-containing protein At2g22410, mitochondrial, with protein sequence MFILFVNKLRFKYPLKIPSLGLLCCLHTRSLSPYVKAINWNTSHSFVRKNPLLSLLERCKSLDQLKQIQAQMVLTGLVNDGFAMSRLVAFCALSESRALEYCTKILYWIHEPNVFSWNVTIRGYVESEDLEGAVLLYKRMLRCDVLKPDNHTYPLLLKACSCPSMNCVGFTVFGHVLRFGFEFDIFVHNASITMLLSYGELEAAYDVFNKGCVRDLVTWNAMITGCVRRGLANEAKKLYREMEAEKVKPNEITMIGIVSACSQLQDLNLGREFHHYVKEHGLELTIPLNNSLMDMYVKCGDLLAAQVLFDNTAHKTLVSWTTMVLGYARFGFLGVARELLYKIPEKSVVPWNAIISGCVQAKNSKDALALFNEMQIRKIDPDKVTMVNCLSACSQLGALDVGIWIHHYIERHNISLDVALGTALVDMYAKCGNIARALQVFQEIPQRNCLTWTAIICGLALHGNARDAISYFSKMIHSGIKPDEITFLGVLSACCHGGLVQEGRKYFSEMSSKYNIAPQLKHYSGMVDLLGRAGHLEEAEELIRNMPIEADAAVWGALFFACRVHGNVLIGERVALKLLEMDPQDSGIYVLLASLYSEAKMWKEARNARKIMKERGVEKTPGCSSIEINGIVHEFVARDVLHPQSEWIYECLVSLTKQLELIVFTHDIPADGDNLFS encoded by the coding sequence ATGTTTATCCTGTTTGTCAATAAACTCAGATTCAAATACCCTTTAAAAATCCCATCTTTAGGTCTCCTTTGTTGTTTACATACTCGTTCCTTGTCTCCTTATGTGAAAGCCATCAATTGGAACACCTCCCACAGCTTTGTTCGAAAGAACCCCCTCCTTTCTCTCTTGGAAAGGTGCAAGTCATTGGACCAGTTAAAGCAAATCCAGGCTCAGATGGTCTTGACTGGCTTAGTTAACGACGGCTTTGCCATGAGTCGTCTTGTTGCGTTTTGTGCTTTATCAGAATCTCGGGCCCTTGAGTATTGTACCAAAATCTTGTATTGGATTCATGAACCAAATGTGTTTTCTTGGAATGTGACAATTAGGGGATATGTGGAAAGCGAGGACTTGGAAGGAGCTGTTCTGTTGTACAAGAGGATGTTGCGGTGTGATGTTTTGAAGCCGGATAATCATACTTACCCtttgttgcttaaggcttgctCTTGTCCATCTATGAATTGTGTTGGTTTTACAGTATTTGGGCATGTGTTGAGgtttggttttgaatttgatataTTTGTGCACAATGCGTCAATCACTATGCTACTTTCGTATGGAGAGTTGGAGGCAGCATATGATGTGTTCAATAAAGGTTGTGTGAGAGACTTGGTAACATGGAATGCAATGATTACTGGGTGTGTTAGAAGAGGACTGGCTAATGAGGCTAAAAAGCTCTACCGGGAAATGGAGGCAGAGAAAGTGAAACCAAATGAGATTACAATGATTGGGATTGTCTCTGCTTGTTCTCAATTGCAGGATTTGAATCTTGGCAGAGAGTTTCATCATTATGTCAAAGAACATGGTCTTGAGTTAACAATCCCACTCAATAATTCACTTATGGACATGTATGTGAAGTGTGGAGACCTGTTGGCTGCACAGGTTCTATTTGATAACACGGCACATAAGACCCTTGTTTCATGGACTACAATGGTTTTGGGATATGCCAGATTCGGTTTTCTGGGTGTTGCTCGGGAGCTTTTGTATAAAATTCCAGAGAAGAGTGTTGTGCCTTGGAATGCTATCATTAGTGGCTGTGTCCAAGCTAAGAATAGTAAAGACGCATTGGCTCTATTCAATGAAATGCAGATTAGGAAAATAGACCCTGATAAAGTGACCATGGTTAACTGCCTATCTGCATGCTCACAACTAGGAGCTCTTGATGTAGGAATATGGATTCACCATTATATTGAAAGACACAATATTTCTCTAGATGTTGCCTTGGGAACTGCACTAGTTGACATGTATGCCAAGTGTGGAAATATTGCAAGGGCTCTCCAGGTTTTTCAAGAGATTCCTCAAAGAAATTGTTTGACCTGGACAGCCATCATTTGTGGTTTAGCACTTCATGGGAATGCTCGTGATGCTATATCCTATTTCTCAAAAATGATTCATAGTGGCATAAAACCTGATGAGATCACGTTTCTTGGTGTCTTATCAGCTTGTTGCCATGGAGGTTTGGTTCAAGAAGGCCGCAAATATTTTTCCGAAATGAGCTCTAAATACAATATAGCCCCTCAGCTTAAACACTACTCTGGCATGGTGGATCTTTTAGGAAGGGCTGGTCATTTGGAGGAAGCTGAAGAGCTTATTAGAAATATGCCAATAGAGGCAGATGCTGCTGTGTGGGGTGCTTTATTCTTTGCTTGTCGTGTTCACGGCAATGTTCTAATAGGAGAGAGGGTAGCTTTGAAGCTTCTTGAGATGGATCCTCAAGATAGTGGTATTTATGTTTTGCTTGCCAGCCTGTACAGTGAGGCAAAAATGTGGAAGGAGGCAAGAAATGCAAGGAAAATAATGAAGGAAAGAGGAGTAGAGAAGACTCCTGGTTGCAGTTCAATTGAGATCAATGGCATTGTGCATGAGTTTGTGGCAAGGGATGTGTTACATCCACAGTCTGAATGGATTTATGAATGCCTGGTTTCATTAACAAAACAACTAGAGCTTATTGTATTTACACATGATATTCCTGCTGATGGAGATAATCTTTTTTCCTAA
- the LOC114387186 gene encoding uncharacterized protein LOC114387186, translated as MVGDFNSVRNAAERVGISQRRMDDTPINDFNEWLEDLEMVEPPRIGKKFTWFRPNGTAKSKLDRAFVSSEWLTKWPASSQLVLERNFFDHCLVLFKSKNVEWGPKPFRILDFWLKDKSFGKMIKECWTQTQQSGWGGFVLKEKIKCLKERMKTWNKEQFGDTFKRVQKIEVELNKLESESEDRQLTFQESMNRKKLQQELWTAGQAHESLMRQKARSRWIKKGDCNSRYFHLLINSHRRFNVINGVTINGSWVEKPSRVK; from the coding sequence ATGGTGGGAGATTTCAACAGCGTCAGGAATGCAGCGGAAAGGGTGGGCATATCTCAGAGGCGAATGGACGATACACCCATCAATGATTTTAATGAGTGGTTAGAGGACCTTGAAATGGTTGAACCACCACGTATAGGGAAGAAGTTCACTTGGTTTAGACCAAACGGAACAGCCAAAAGCAAACTAGATAGAGCGTTTGTATCATCAGAATGGCTCACCAAATGGCCAGCTAGTTCGCAATTAGTCTTAGAACGGAACTTTTTTGATCATTGCTTGGTGttattcaaatctaaaaatgttgaatGGGGGCCCAAACCTTTCAGAATACTTGatttttggctcaaggataaatcATTTGGCAAAATGATTAAGGAATGCTGGACTCAAACTCAGCAGAGTGGTTGGGGCGGTTTCGTTCTCAAAGAAAAGATCAAATGCCTTAAAGAAAGGATGAAAACATGGAACAAGGAGCAGTTTGGAGACACCTTTAAGAGGGTCCAGAAGATAGAGGTTGAGCTTAACAAGTTGGAATCTGAATCAGAGGACAGGCAGCTGACTTTCCAAGAAAGTATGAACAGGAAGAAATTGCAACAAGAACTATGGACAGCAGGccaagcccatgaatctctaaTGAGACAGAAGGCGAGATCGAGATGGATCAAGAAAGGGGACTGCAACTCTCGGTATTTCCACCTGTTGATTAACTCACATCGAAGGTTTAATGTAATAAATGGTGTGACTATTAATGGCTCTTGGGTTGAGAAACCTAGTAGAGTTAAATAG